A genome region from Nocardioides cynanchi includes the following:
- a CDS encoding TetR/AcrR family transcriptional regulator — MTTRRDELAEGATDYALEHGLVGLSLRPLAESLGTSDRMLLYHFRDKDDLITTILRTSNARSMQGIRDLPPSVDLRTAVLDLWRTVSRGDQQRCQRLYVEAAALGLFGREPYATEVREANAAWMSALAGHLVAAGLARADARRVAELVDSAFVGLQMDQPLDSAARQRRTVADLADAVADRWVPS; from the coding sequence GTGACGACGCGGCGTGACGAGCTGGCTGAGGGTGCGACCGACTACGCCCTCGAGCACGGTCTGGTCGGGTTGAGCCTGCGACCGCTGGCTGAGTCGCTCGGCACCAGCGACCGGATGCTGCTCTACCACTTCCGCGACAAGGACGACCTGATCACCACGATCCTGCGGACGTCGAACGCCCGCTCCATGCAGGGCATCCGCGACCTGCCTCCGTCCGTCGACCTGCGGACGGCCGTGCTCGACCTGTGGCGCACCGTCAGCCGCGGCGACCAGCAGCGCTGTCAGCGGCTGTACGTCGAGGCGGCCGCACTCGGCCTGTTCGGCCGCGAGCCCTACGCCACCGAGGTCCGGGAGGCCAACGCCGCCTGGATGTCGGCGCTCGCCGGCCACCTGGTCGCCGCGGGGCTCGCCCGGGCCGACGCGCGCCGGGTCGCCGAGCTCGTCGACTCCGCCTTCGTCGGCCTCCAGATGGACCAGCCGCTCGACTCAGCGGCTCGCCAGCGGCGCACCGTGGCCGACCTGGCCGACGCGGTGGCCGACCGCTGGGTGCCGTCGTGA
- a CDS encoding A/G-specific adenine glycosylase has protein sequence MSELHDPLLRWYDEHARDLPWRRTSASAWSVMVSEFMLQQTPVSRVLPVHGLWLERWPTPDALAAEPVGEAIRAWGRLGYPRRAVRLHAAASAITERHGGRVPDSYDDLLALPGVGDYTASAILAFAFGRRRAVLDTNVRRVLARAVGGAELPPPTLNAAERRRAEALLPDDEPTAATWSVAVMELGALVCTAAAPRCEQCPVRASCAWHATGRPSYDGPPRRGQAWAGTDRQCRGRLMALARDTEGVVAVHRLEAAWPDRDQRLRCLDALVQDGLLVAAGAGYALPG, from the coding sequence GTGAGCGAGCTGCACGACCCCCTGCTCCGGTGGTACGACGAGCACGCCCGCGACCTTCCCTGGCGCCGTACCAGCGCGTCCGCCTGGTCGGTGATGGTCTCGGAGTTCATGCTGCAGCAGACACCGGTGAGCCGGGTGCTGCCCGTGCACGGGCTCTGGCTCGAGCGGTGGCCCACGCCCGACGCCCTGGCCGCGGAGCCGGTCGGCGAGGCGATCCGGGCCTGGGGTCGGCTCGGCTACCCGCGTCGCGCTGTCCGCCTGCACGCCGCCGCCTCCGCGATCACCGAGCGCCACGGCGGCCGGGTCCCCGACAGCTACGACGACCTGCTGGCACTTCCCGGTGTGGGCGACTACACCGCCTCGGCGATCCTGGCGTTCGCGTTCGGGCGCCGCCGGGCGGTGCTCGACACGAACGTCCGCCGGGTGCTGGCCCGGGCCGTGGGCGGCGCGGAGCTCCCTCCCCCCACCCTCAACGCAGCCGAACGACGACGGGCCGAGGCGCTCCTGCCCGACGACGAGCCCACCGCCGCGACCTGGTCGGTGGCGGTGATGGAGCTGGGCGCCCTCGTCTGCACGGCCGCCGCCCCGCGGTGCGAGCAGTGCCCGGTGCGGGCGAGCTGCGCCTGGCACGCGACCGGCCGGCCGTCGTACGACGGACCTCCGCGCCGCGGGCAGGCCTGGGCCGGCACCGACCGTCAGTGTCGTGGCCGGCTGATGGCGCTGGCCCGGGACACCGAGGGCGTCGTCGCCGTCCACCGCCTGGAGGCGGCCTGGCCGGACCGGGACCAGCGGCTGCGCTGCCTCGACGCCCTGGTGCAGGACGGGCTGCTGGTCGCGGCCGGTGCCGGCTACGCGCTGCCCGGTTGA
- the disA gene encoding DNA integrity scanning diadenylate cyclase DisA: protein MLRLRATLSAIAPGTALRDGLERILRGRTGALIVLGSDRLVDSICTGGFTLDVPFTATGLRELAKMDGAIIIDRDITKITRAAVHLMPDPSIHTDETGTRHRTADRVARQTGIPVISVSQSMQIIAAYVGESRHVIEGSAQILSRANQALATLERYKLRLDEVSATLSALEIEDLVTVRDVAVVAQRLEMVTRIASEIEDYVLELGTDGRLLSLQLEELVTGVDQERELVVRDYLPSGRRSKGPEATLARIEALSATDLVDPAAASRALGLGDHLDGAVAPRGYRLLAKVPRLPPAVVERLVDHFDTLQKLLSAGVDDLQAVEGVGELRARSVREGLSRLAESSILERYV, encoded by the coding sequence ATGTTGCGCCTGCGCGCCACCTTGTCGGCGATCGCGCCCGGCACCGCGCTGCGCGACGGGCTGGAGCGGATCCTGCGCGGGCGCACCGGCGCCCTGATCGTGCTCGGCTCCGACCGGCTGGTCGACTCGATCTGCACCGGAGGGTTCACCCTCGACGTGCCGTTCACCGCCACCGGCCTGCGCGAGCTGGCCAAGATGGACGGCGCGATCATCATCGACCGCGACATCACCAAGATCACCCGGGCCGCGGTCCACCTGATGCCCGACCCGTCGATCCACACCGACGAGACCGGCACCCGCCACCGCACCGCCGACCGGGTGGCCCGACAGACCGGCATCCCGGTGATCTCGGTGTCCCAGTCGATGCAGATCATCGCCGCCTACGTCGGCGAGAGCCGCCACGTCATCGAGGGGTCCGCGCAGATCCTGTCGCGCGCCAACCAGGCCCTGGCCACGCTCGAGCGCTACAAGCTCCGGCTCGACGAGGTCTCGGCGACCCTCTCGGCCTTGGAGATCGAGGACCTCGTGACCGTCCGCGACGTCGCCGTGGTCGCGCAGCGGCTGGAGATGGTGACCCGGATCGCCAGCGAGATCGAGGACTACGTGCTCGAGCTCGGCACCGACGGCCGGTTGCTCTCCCTCCAGCTCGAGGAGCTGGTGACCGGCGTCGACCAGGAGCGCGAGCTCGTGGTCCGCGACTACCTCCCCTCCGGACGACGCTCCAAGGGCCCCGAGGCCACCCTGGCCCGGATCGAGGCCCTGTCGGCCACCGACCTGGTCGACCCCGCGGCCGCCTCCCGCGCGCTGGGGCTGGGCGACCACCTCGACGGCGCCGTCGCTCCCCGCGGCTACCGCCTGCTGGCCAAGGTGCCGCGCCTGCCACCGGCGGTGGTCGAGCGGCTGGTGGACCACTTCGACACCCTCCAGAAGCTGCTCTCGGCCGGGGTGGACGACCTCCAGGCCGTCGAGGGGGTCGGCGAGCTGCGCGCCCGCAGCGTGCGCGAGGGTCTCTCACGGCTCGCGGAGTCGTCGATCCTCGAGCGCTACGTCTGA
- a CDS encoding class I SAM-dependent methyltransferase: MPSPNIWEHPATYELENHAVDREGRLEAAMRSLADWHGRVVLDLGCGSGFHLPRFAASASHVYGVEPHPGLVRLAARRTRSLGNVSVLAGTAQEVPLPDHSVDVVHARWAYFFGPGCEPGLAELDRVARRGGTAFVIDNDATRSTFGAWFRLGYPQVDPVAVERFWSTRGWRRTPVDVGWSFDSRADLEAVVRIEFTPATAEQILAGHEGTTVDYAVNLWSRDF; the protein is encoded by the coding sequence GTGCCCAGCCCCAACATCTGGGAGCACCCGGCCACCTACGAGCTGGAGAACCACGCGGTCGACCGCGAGGGTCGGCTCGAGGCGGCGATGCGGTCGCTGGCCGACTGGCACGGGCGGGTGGTGCTCGACCTCGGGTGCGGCAGCGGTTTCCACCTGCCGCGGTTCGCCGCCTCGGCGTCGCACGTGTACGGCGTGGAGCCGCATCCCGGGCTGGTGCGCCTGGCCGCACGTCGTACCCGGTCCCTGGGGAACGTGTCGGTGCTCGCGGGGACCGCCCAGGAGGTGCCGCTGCCGGACCACTCGGTGGACGTGGTCCATGCCCGCTGGGCCTACTTCTTCGGGCCCGGCTGCGAGCCCGGGCTGGCCGAGCTCGACCGCGTCGCACGACGTGGGGGCACGGCGTTCGTGATCGACAACGACGCGACCCGGTCGACGTTCGGAGCCTGGTTCCGACTCGGCTACCCGCAGGTCGACCCGGTGGCCGTGGAGCGCTTCTGGTCGACCCGGGGCTGGCGTCGGACGCCGGTGGACGTCGGGTGGAGCTTCGACAGCCGGGCCGACCTCGAGGCGGTGGTCCGGATCGAGTTCACCCCCGCGACGGCCGAGCAGATCCTGGCCGGGCACGAGGGCACCACCGTCGACTACGCGGTCAACCTCTGGTCGAGGGACTTCTGA
- the radA gene encoding DNA repair protein RadA: MSKTVRPSYLCSECGWASPQWVGRCGECQAWGSVAESAAARPQRAEAGPVSSAAVPIAQVSVHSSAFRSSGVPELDRVLGGGLVPGAAILLAGEPGVGKSTLLLEVAAQTARYQRRTLYVTGEESASQVRLRADRTGGVHDELYLAAETDLGAILTHVEQVRPEVLVVDSIQTIGAASLDGVPGGVTQVKEVAAALIRVAKTRNITTIIVGHVTKDGSIAGPRVLEHVVDVVLHFEGDRNSRFRMVRAMKNRFGPIDEVGCFDLGSDGITAVTDPTGLFVENHEHRVPGTCVAVTMEGRRPMLAEVQALVTTSSLERPRRTTSGLDSARVAMVLAVLQQHCGIALHARDVFASTVGGARLTEPASDLAIAIALASAGTGASPPRGVVALGEISLAGEVRKVRDLPQRVSEAARLGFRLAVVPTSSTRGAPAAERRTVDGLTVLETGDLAGALRLLGLTRSGSRATGDPLD; encoded by the coding sequence ATGTCCAAGACCGTCCGGCCCTCCTATCTCTGCTCCGAGTGCGGCTGGGCGTCCCCCCAGTGGGTCGGGCGGTGCGGCGAGTGCCAGGCGTGGGGCTCGGTGGCCGAGTCGGCGGCGGCCCGGCCGCAGCGGGCCGAGGCGGGGCCGGTCAGCAGCGCCGCGGTGCCGATCGCCCAGGTCTCGGTCCATTCGTCGGCGTTCCGCAGCAGCGGGGTGCCCGAGCTCGACCGGGTGCTCGGGGGCGGGCTGGTGCCCGGCGCGGCGATCCTGCTGGCCGGCGAGCCGGGGGTCGGCAAGAGCACCCTGCTGCTCGAGGTGGCCGCGCAGACCGCGCGCTACCAGCGCCGCACCCTCTACGTCACCGGCGAGGAGTCCGCCTCCCAGGTGCGGCTGCGCGCCGACCGCACCGGCGGGGTCCACGACGAGCTCTACCTCGCGGCCGAGACCGACCTCGGCGCGATCCTCACCCACGTCGAGCAGGTGCGGCCCGAGGTGCTGGTCGTCGACTCGATCCAGACCATCGGGGCCGCGAGCCTGGACGGCGTGCCCGGCGGGGTCACCCAGGTCAAGGAGGTCGCGGCCGCCCTGATCCGGGTCGCCAAGACCCGCAACATCACCACGATCATCGTCGGCCACGTCACCAAGGACGGCTCGATCGCCGGTCCGCGGGTGCTCGAGCACGTCGTGGACGTCGTGCTCCACTTCGAGGGCGATCGCAACTCGCGCTTCCGGATGGTCCGGGCGATGAAGAACCGCTTCGGCCCGATCGACGAGGTCGGCTGCTTCGACCTGGGCTCCGACGGCATCACCGCCGTCACCGACCCCACCGGTCTGTTCGTGGAAAACCACGAGCACCGCGTCCCGGGCACCTGCGTCGCGGTCACCATGGAGGGGCGGCGGCCGATGCTGGCCGAGGTCCAGGCCCTGGTCACCACCAGCTCGCTGGAGCGACCCCGACGCACCACGTCGGGCCTCGACTCGGCCCGCGTGGCCATGGTGCTCGCGGTCCTCCAGCAGCACTGCGGCATCGCGCTCCACGCCCGCGACGTGTTCGCCTCGACCGTCGGCGGTGCTCGGCTGACCGAGCCGGCCAGCGACCTCGCGATCGCGATCGCCCTCGCCTCGGCCGGCACCGGCGCTTCGCCGCCCCGAGGTGTCGTGGCGCTGGGCGAGATCAGCCTGGCCGGCGAGGTGCGCAAGGTGCGCGACCTGCCGCAGCGGGTCAGCGAGGCGGCGCGGCTGGGGTTCCGGCTGGCGGTGGTGCCCACCTCGTCCACCCGGGGTGCCCCGGCGGCCGAGCGCCGTACCGTCGACGGCCTGACCGTGCTGGAGACCGGCGACCTCGCCGGCGCCCTGCGGCTGCTCGGGCTGACCCGGAGCGGCAGCCGGGCCACGGGTGACCCTCTAGACTGA
- a CDS encoding DMT family transporter, translated as MFSPFVILMAAVGIEVGATSILPRTRGFSDLPWSLVVMAGYAISIWMLALVVRQMSVSVAYAVWSGLGTAAIALVGVLVLGERLDAVKLAALALIIVGVVVLNLHTAH; from the coding sequence ATGTTCAGCCCGTTCGTCATCCTGATGGCCGCAGTCGGCATCGAGGTCGGTGCCACGTCGATCCTGCCGCGCACCCGCGGCTTCTCCGACCTGCCCTGGTCGCTGGTCGTGATGGCCGGTTACGCGATCTCGATCTGGATGCTGGCTCTCGTGGTCCGTCAGATGTCGGTGTCGGTGGCCTACGCGGTCTGGTCCGGGCTCGGGACCGCTGCCATCGCCCTGGTCGGCGTCCTCGTCCTCGGCGAGCGCCTCGACGCCGTCAAGCTTGCGGCCCTGGCGCTGATCATCGTCGGCGTGGTCGTGCTCAACCTGCACACCGCCCACTGA
- a CDS encoding LacI family DNA-binding transcriptional regulator has product MAWSGRVALSPPTLADVAELAGVSRQTVSNAVNNPELLRPDTLARVQEAISELGYLPNRAARNLRTRATHLIGMKFNSAQEGTANAAMDRFVHTLVEHTGESGYHLLLFAGTNDDPIGGYDDLLRSTAVDAFIVTDTYLGNPQVAWLTDHRAPFVAFGRPWDNPEATHAWVDVDGAAGTELATNHLLDKGHTRIAWIGWRKDSFIGEDRRAGWTRALHARDLPTTGLASRVEDTVASGREAAAVLLDEARPTAFVCASDTLAMGVLHTLGDRGLAWGPDIAVVGFDDSQVAQVVPGGITSVRQPLEQVAVEIVQALEGLLSTPPVTGPGVLLAPTLAVRGSSG; this is encoded by the coding sequence ATGGCCTGGTCGGGACGCGTCGCGCTGAGTCCGCCGACCCTCGCCGACGTCGCCGAGCTGGCGGGGGTCTCGCGGCAGACCGTCTCCAACGCCGTCAACAACCCCGAGCTCCTGCGCCCCGACACCCTGGCCCGCGTGCAGGAGGCGATCTCCGAGCTCGGCTACCTGCCCAACCGCGCCGCCCGCAACCTGCGCACCCGCGCCACGCACCTGATCGGGATGAAGTTCAACTCCGCGCAGGAGGGCACCGCGAACGCCGCGATGGACCGCTTCGTGCACACGCTGGTCGAGCACACCGGTGAGAGCGGCTACCACCTGCTGCTCTTCGCCGGCACCAACGACGACCCGATCGGGGGGTACGACGACCTGCTGCGCTCGACCGCCGTCGACGCGTTCATCGTCACCGACACCTACCTCGGCAACCCGCAGGTCGCCTGGCTGACCGACCACCGGGCGCCGTTCGTCGCGTTCGGCCGACCGTGGGACAACCCCGAGGCCACCCACGCCTGGGTCGACGTCGACGGCGCCGCCGGCACCGAGCTGGCCACCAACCACCTCCTCGACAAGGGCCACACCCGGATCGCCTGGATCGGCTGGCGCAAGGACTCCTTCATCGGCGAGGACCGGCGCGCCGGATGGACCCGCGCCCTGCACGCCCGCGACCTGCCCACCACCGGGCTGGCCTCCCGGGTCGAGGACACCGTGGCCAGCGGGCGCGAGGCCGCGGCCGTGCTCCTCGACGAGGCGCGGCCGACCGCGTTCGTCTGCGCCTCCGACACCCTGGCCATGGGTGTGCTGCACACCCTCGGCGACCGCGGCCTCGCCTGGGGTCCCGACATCGCCGTGGTCGGCTTCGACGACTCGCAGGTCGCCCAGGTCGTGCCGGGCGGGATCACCTCGGTCCGGCAGCCGCTGGAGCAGGTGGCGGTCGAGATCGTCCAGGCGCTGGAAGGCCTGCTCTCCACGCCGCCGGTCACCGGGCCGGGCGTGCTGCTGGCCCCCACGCTCGCCGTGCGTGGCAGCTCCGGCTGA